In the genome of Planctomyces sp. SH-PL62, the window GAAGCGCGTCATGAGTTCCGAATTCCTCCGTTGAGACACCGTTTTCAATCGTCCGTAGTGTATCCCAAGCCACCCCGCGCGCACATGGGGCGGAAAAGTCGAATCCATCGATCCCCAGGCCCTTCGCTTTCGCCGTGCGACGGCGGATCTGGGGAGAGGCCTCGCCTGGGAAATCCGCGGCCGGACGCGACCTCGCGGACAGGGAGGCGACGTCCTGAATTTCCGACGATTCGACGCCTCCTCGCGACATTCCAGGCGATCCGGTGAGAAAACTCGGCGGATTTCGGGGAGACGCAGAGTGAATCCACGCAAACATCGCGTTCTGCGGACTAGCTTGACACATGAGCTTGGCAGGATTGTAAAACCTGGTAGAACGCAGGCTGATCGAGGTTCCCCTCCGTCGGACGTCGCAGACGCCGCGATGGGCGGGCGAGCCGCGAGGATCCAGGCCCGCATCGGCCCCGATGAACGTCGGCCGAGGGCCCGGAGACACGAGCTTCCGCGTGATTTCCAGCGGACCCGGCGACGCACGCCGGAATCGCCGCCGCGAATCGCCGCCGGCCGGTCGCGCTTTCGTCCTGGAGCGGTGGTGCGCGAAGGTCGTGTCAATCGAACAGGTCGGACCTCAAGGATGAATCACGCGTTCGGCATCGGACGCAGGCGCCGATCGAGGAGTTGCAACAGATGGGTTTCGTCGTCCCTCCGTCGAAGTGGGAAGTTCAGCACGCGAAACAGATTTTCGCGGCCCAGGCCTATCAGTCCGCGAACAACGGGCAACTGCCGGATACGAACGCGTGGCGGGCGCTGGAGTTCCGACACAGCCTGAATCCGGGCCGCTTCAATTTCTACCACCCCAACGTGGGCCGTCTGATCGAGCTCGGGGGGGCGCCCATGCCGCCGTCCCCGCCCGCCCAGCAGGGCGTCAAGGATTGGGAAGGGCACATGCGCGGGCCGGAGGCGACGACCCCCGTCGTCCCGACCCCGGCCGACCCGCAGGTGCTCATCCCGCCGACGATCATCCCGCCGGTCGTCCCGCCGCCGATCGTCACGCCGCCGATCGTCACGCCGCCGGTCGTCCCGCCGCTGAACCCTCCCGCGGGCCAGGGCGGAACGACCCCTCCCGGCCCGACCGGCCCGCAGGCCGTCGTGCCCGAGCCCGCCACGTTCCTGATGTTCGCCGTGGCCATCCTGACCGTGGGCCTGTTCTTCCAGCGGGCCCGCCGCCGCCCGCGTTGACGCCGGGCGACGCGCCGCGCGGCGATCGAGGACCGTCCTTGTCGCCGGCGGCGCGGAGTAGTACGTTCGTTGCGGCGGCTCTCATGTCGATCGTCGCACGCAACGGACGGCCATGTCAGGATTTACGGAACATATATCCAGGTCCCCGGGCCGGCGTCCCGGGTTCTGGTCGACCTCCGATCGCGTCGTCCTGACGGTCGTTGTCGTGGTCGCGGGCCTGGCCATGCTGGCCCTCGCCCCCGCGCGACGCCCCGAGGACGCCCCCGCCCCGCCCCCCGCGCCGAGGCTCGTCCTGGACCTCGAAACGGCCCCGGTCGAGGTCCTCTCCGCGCTCCCCGGCATCGGCCCGGCCCTCGCCCGCGAGATCGACGCCCGCCGCGCCGAGGCCCCGTTCCTCAGCCTCTCCGACCTCGGCCGACGCGCCCGAGGCGTCGGCCCGACCACCCTCGCCCGGATCGCCCCCCACCTCCGCTTCCCCCCGCGGT includes:
- a CDS encoding PEP-CTERM sorting domain-containing protein, producing MGFVVPPSKWEVQHAKQIFAAQAYQSANNGQLPDTNAWRALEFRHSLNPGRFNFYHPNVGRLIELGGAPMPPSPPAQQGVKDWEGHMRGPEATTPVVPTPADPQVLIPPTIIPPVVPPPIVTPPIVTPPVVPPLNPPAGQGGTTPPGPTGPQAVVPEPATFLMFAVAILTVGLFFQRARRRPR
- a CDS encoding ComEA family DNA-binding protein, whose amino-acid sequence is MSGFTEHISRSPGRRPGFWSTSDRVVLTVVVVVAGLAMLALAPARRPEDAPAPPPAPRLVLDLETAPVEVLSALPGIGPALAREIDARRAEAPFLSLSDLGRRARGVGPTTLARIAPHLRFPPRSPPAPAKFRPRPAD